From Homo sapiens chromosome 6, GRCh38.p14 Primary Assembly, the proteins below share one genomic window:
- the TRERF1 gene encoding transcriptional-regulating factor 1 isoform X3, translating to MGDQQLYKTNHVAHGSENLFYQQPPLGVHSGLNHNYGNAVTGGGMDAPQASPISPHFPQDTRDGLGLPVGSKNLGQMDTSRQGGWGSHAGPGNHVQLRGNLANSNMMWGAPAQAEPTDGYQYTYSQASEIRTQKLTSGVLHKLDSFTQVFANQNLRIQVNNMAQVLHTQSAVMDGAPDSALRQLLSQKPMEPPAPAIPSRYQQVPQQPHPGFTGGLSKPALQVGQHPTQGHLYYDYQQPLAQVPVQGGQPLQAPQMLSQHMQQMQQHQYYPPQQQQQAGQQRISMQEIQTQPQQIRPSQPQPPPQQQQPQQLQLQQRQGSMQIPQYYQPQPMMQHLQEQQQQQMHLQPPSYHRDPHQYTPEQAHTVQLIPLGSMSQYYYQEPQQPYSHPLYQQSHLSQHQQREDSQLKTYSSDRQAQAMLSSHGDLGPPDTGMGDPASSDLTRVSSTLPHRPLLSPSGIHLNNMGPQHQQLSPSAMWPQMHLPDGRAQPGSPESSGQPKGAFGEQFDAKNKLTCSICLKEFKNLPALNGHMRSHGGMRASPNLKQEEGEKVLPPQPQPPLPPPPPPPPPPQLPPEAESLTPMVMPVSVPVKLLPPKPSSQGFTNSTVAAPSARDKPASSMSDDEMPVLEIPRKHQPSVPKAEEPLKTVQEKKKFRHRPEPLFIPPPPSYNPNPAASYSGATLYQSQLRSPRVLGDHLLLDPTHELPPYTPPPMLSPVRQGSGLFSNVLISGHGPGAHPQLPLTPLTPTPRVLLCRSNSIDGSNVTVTPGPGEQTVDVEPRINIGLRFQAEIPELQDISALAQDTHKATLVWKPWPELENHDLQQRVENLLNLCCSSALPGGGTNSEFALHSLFEAKGDVMVALEMLLLRKPVRLKCHPLANYHYAGSDKWTSLERKLFNKALATYSKDFIFVQKMVKSKTVAQCVEYYYTWKKIMRLGRKHRTRLAEIIDDCVTSEEEEELEEEEEEDPEEDRKSTKEEESEVPKSPEPPPVPVLAPTEGPPLQALGQPSGSFICEMPNCGADCRCHVTPFLPQVFSSRQALNGHARIHGGTNQVTKARGAIPSGKQKPGGTQSGYCSVKSSPSHSTTSGETDPTTIFPCKECGKVFFKIKSRNAHMKTHRQQEEQQRQKAQKAAFAAEMAATIERTTGPVGAPGLLPLDQLSLIKPIKDVDILDDDVVQQLGGVMEEAEVVDTDLLLDDQDSVLLQGDAEL from the exons ATGGGTGACCAGCAACTGTACAAGACCAACCATGTGGCCCATGGTAGTGAGAACCTTTTCTACCAACAGCCACCACTTGGCGTCCACAGCGGGCTGAACCACAACTATGGGAATGCAGTTACAGGGGGCGGAATGGATGCCCCTCAGGCCTCGCCAATCTCCCCCCACTTCCCTCAAGATACACGGGATGGTCTGGGCTTGCCTGTTGGCTCCAAAAACCTTGGCCAAATGGATACCTCgaggcagggagggtggggaagTCATGCAGGGCCTGGAAACCATGTCCAGCTACGTGGAAACCTGGCCAACTCAAACATGATGTGGGGGGCACCAGCCCAGGCTGAGCCCACTGATGGCTACCAATACACCTACTCCCAGGCCAGCGAGATCCGGACCCAGAAGCTTACCAGCGGTGTCTTACACAAGCTGGACTCTTTCACCCAGGTGTTTGCCAACCAAAACCTGCGAATTCAGGTCAACAATATGGCCCAGGTGCTGCACACTCAGTCAGCAGTGATGGATGGAGCCCCTGACAGTGCTCTCCGCCAGCTGCTGTCTCAGAAGCCCATGGAGCCCCCAGCACCGGCTATCCCTTCCCGCTACCAGCAGGTGCCCCAGCAGCCTCACCCTGGTTTCACTGGTGGGCTGTCCAAACCAGCTCTTCAGGTCGGGCAGCACCCTACCCAAGGGCACCTGTATTATGACTACCAGCAGCCTCTGGCTCAGGTGCCAGTGCAGGGAGGACAGCCACTGCAGGCCCCACAGATGCTGTCACAGCACATGCAACAGATGCAGCAGCACCAGTATTACCCACCGCAGCAACAGCAGCAAGCCGGGCAACAGCGTATCTCCATGCAAGAAATACAGACGCAGCCGCAACAAATTCGCCCATCACAGCCACAGCCGCcgccacagcagcagcagccgcagCAGCTACAGCTGCAGCAGCGGCAGGGTTCAATGCAGATACCTCAGTATTATCAGCCCCAACCCATGATGCAGCACTTgcaagagcagcagcagcaacagatGCACCTGCAGCCTCCTTCTTATCACAGGGACCCTCACCAGTATACCCCAGAGCAGGCACACACTGTCCAGCTGATTCCCCTGGGCTCCATGTCCCAGTACTACTACCAGGAGCCCCAGCAGCCCTACAGCCACCCCCTCTACCAGCAGAGCCACCTGTCCCAGCACCAGCAGCGTGAGGACAGTCAGCTGAAGACCTACTCTAGTGACAGACAGGCCCAGGCCATGCTGAGCTCCCATGGGGACCTGGGGCCTCCTGACACAGGAATGGGAGACCCAGCGAGCTCAGATCTGACCCGGGTCAGCAGCACCCTCCCCCATCGCCCCCTCCTATCCCCCAGTGGGATCCACCTCAACAACATGGGGCCTCAGCATCAGCAGCTGTCTCCCAGTGCCATGTGGCCCCAG ATGCACCTACCTGATGGGAGAGCCCAGCCAGGGTCCCCTGAGTCAAG TGGCCAACCCAAAGGAGCGTTTGGGGAGCAGTTTGATGCCAAGAACAAGCTGACATGCTCCATCTGCCTGAAGGAGTTCAAGAACCTGCCTGCCCTGAATGGCCACATGCGGTCCCACGGGGGAATGAGGGCCTCCCCCAACCTCAAACAG gaggaaggagagaaggtcCTGCCGCCTCAGCCCCAGCCACCACtgccgcctccgcctccgcctccgccgcCACCACAGCTCCCTCCCGAGGCAGAAAGCCTCACGCCTATGGTCATGCCCGTGTCTGTCCCTGTCAAGCTTCTCCCGCCCAAGCCCAGCTCTCAGGGGTTCACCAACAGCACCGTTGCCGCCCCCTCCGCCAGAGACAAGCCAGCCAGCTCGATGTCGGACGACGAGATGCCTGTGCTC GAAATCCCCAGGAAGCATCAGCCGAGTGTGCCCAAAGCCGAGGAGCCCCTCAAGACCGTGCAGGAGAAGAAAAAGTTCCGGCACCGGCCGGAACCTCTCTTCATCCCGCCGCCGCCCTCCTACAACCCGAACCCCGCTGCCTCCTACTCGGGCGCCACCCTGTACCAGAGCCAGCTGCGCTCCCCGCGCGTCCTCGGGGACCACCTGCTCCTGGACCCCACCCACGAGCTGCCCCCTTACACGCCCCCACCCATGCTGAGCCCGGTGCGCCAGGGCTCGGGGCTCTTCAGCAATGTCCTCATCTCCGGCCACGGCCCTGGCGCCCACCCGCAGCTGCCCCTGACGCCCCTGACGCCCACACCACGGGTGCTGCTGTGTCGCTCCA acagcATCGATGGCAGCAACGTGACGGTCACCCCAGGGCCTGGAGAGCAGACTGTAGATGTTGAACC ACGCATCAACATTGGCTTGAGATTCCAAGCAGAAATCCCTGAACTCCAAGATATCTCTGCCCTGGCCCAGGACACACACAAGGCCACACTGGTATGGAAGCCCTGGCCAGAACTAGAAAACCATGACCTCCAGCAAAGAG TGGAGAATCTTCTGAATTTGTGCTGTTCCAGTGCATTGCCAGGTGGAGGGACCAATTCTGAATTTGCTTTGCACTCTCTGTTTGAGGCCAAAGGTGATGTGATG GTTGCTCTGGAAATGCTGCTACTGCGGAAGCCTGTCAGGTTAAAATGTCATCCTTTAGCAAATTACCACTATGCCG GTTCGGACAAGTGGACCTCCCTAGAAAGAAAACTGTTTAACAAAGCACTAGCCACTTACAGCAAAGACTTTATTTTTGTACAGAAGATG GTGAAGTCCAAGACGGTGGCTCAGTGCGTGGAGTACTACTACACGTGGAAAAAGATCATGCGGCTGGGGCGGAAACACCGGACACGCCTGGCAGAAATCATCGACGATTGTGTG ACaagtgaagaagaagaagagttagaggaggaggaggaggaggacccgGAAGAAGATAGGAAATCCACAAAAGAAGAAGAGAGTGAGGTGCCGAAGTCCCCGGAGCCACCACCCGTCCCCGTCCTGGCTCCCACGGAGGGGCCGCCCCTGCAGGCCCTGGGCCAGCCCTCAGGctccttcatctgtgaaatgccCAACTGTGGGGCT GACTGTAGATGTCATGTCACTCCCTTTCTTCCCCAGGTGTTCAGCTCCCGACAGGCACTGAATGGCCATGCCCGCATCCACGGGGGCACCAACCAGGTGACCAAGGCCCGAGGTGCCATCCCCTCTGGGAAGCAGAAGCCTGGTGGCACCCAGAGTGGGTACTGTTCGGTAAAGAGCTCACCCTCTCACAGCACCACCAGCGGCGAGACAGACCCCACCACCATCTTCCCCTGCAAGGAGTGTGGCAA
- the TRERF1 gene encoding transcriptional-regulating factor 1 isoform X1 translates to MGDQQLYKTNHVAHGSENLFYQQPPLGVHSGLNHNYGNAVTGGGMDAPQASPISPHFPQDTRDGLGLPVGSKNLGQMDTSRQGGWGSHAGPGNHVQLRGNLANSNMMWGAPAQAEPTDGYQYTYSQASEIRTQKLTSGVLHKLDSFTQVFANQNLRIQVNNMAQVLHTQSAVMDGAPDSALRQLLSQKPMEPPAPAIPSRYQQVPQQPHPGFTGGLSKPALQVGQHPTQGHLYYDYQQPLAQVPVQGGQPLQAPQMLSQHMQQMQQHQYYPPQQQQQAGQQRISMQEIQTQPQQIRPSQPQPPPQQQQPQQLQLQQRQGSMQIPQYYQPQPMMQHLQEQQQQQMHLQPPSYHRDPHQYTPEQAHTVQLIPLGSMSQYYYQEPQQPYSHPLYQQSHLSQHQQREDSQLKTYSSDRQAQAMLSSHGDLGPPDTGMGDPASSDLTRVSSTLPHRPLLSPSGIHLNNMGPQHQQLSPSAMWPQMHLPDGRAQPGSPESSGQPKGAFGEQFDAKNKLTCSICLKEFKNLPALNGHMRSHGGMRASPNLKQEEGEKVLPPQPQPPLPPPPPPPPPPQLPPEAESLTPMVMPVSVPVKLLPPKPSSQGFTNSTVAAPSARDKPASSMSDDEMPVLVRMTLSPPHSPQGAAPRTPAEIPRKHQPSVPKAEEPLKTVQEKKKFRHRPEPLFIPPPPSYNPNPAASYSGATLYQSQLRSPRVLGDHLLLDPTHELPPYTPPPMLSPVRQGSGLFSNVLISGHGPGAHPQLPLTPLTPTPRVLLCRSNSIDGSNVTVTPGPGEQTVDVEPRINIGLRFQAEIPELQDISALAQDTHKATLVWKPWPELENHDLQQRVENLLNLCCSSALPGGGTNSEFALHSLFEAKGDVMVALEMLLLRKPVRLKCHPLANYHYAGSDKWTSLERKLFNKALATYSKDFIFVQKMVKSKTVAQCVEYYYTWKKIMRLGRKHRTRLAEIIDDCVTSEEEEELEEEEEEDPEEDRKSTKEEESEVPKSPEPPPVPVLAPTEGPPLQALGQPSGSFICEMPNCGADCRCHVTPFLPQVFSSRQALNGHARIHGGTNQVTKARGAIPSGKQKPGGTQSGYCSVKSSPSHSTTSGETDPTTIFPCKECGKVFFKIKSRNAHMKTHRQQEEQQRQKAQKAAFAAEMAATIERTTGPVGAPGLLPLDQLSLIKPIKDVDILDDDVVQQLGGVMEEAEVVDTDLLLDDQDSVLLQGDAEL, encoded by the exons ATGGGTGACCAGCAACTGTACAAGACCAACCATGTGGCCCATGGTAGTGAGAACCTTTTCTACCAACAGCCACCACTTGGCGTCCACAGCGGGCTGAACCACAACTATGGGAATGCAGTTACAGGGGGCGGAATGGATGCCCCTCAGGCCTCGCCAATCTCCCCCCACTTCCCTCAAGATACACGGGATGGTCTGGGCTTGCCTGTTGGCTCCAAAAACCTTGGCCAAATGGATACCTCgaggcagggagggtggggaagTCATGCAGGGCCTGGAAACCATGTCCAGCTACGTGGAAACCTGGCCAACTCAAACATGATGTGGGGGGCACCAGCCCAGGCTGAGCCCACTGATGGCTACCAATACACCTACTCCCAGGCCAGCGAGATCCGGACCCAGAAGCTTACCAGCGGTGTCTTACACAAGCTGGACTCTTTCACCCAGGTGTTTGCCAACCAAAACCTGCGAATTCAGGTCAACAATATGGCCCAGGTGCTGCACACTCAGTCAGCAGTGATGGATGGAGCCCCTGACAGTGCTCTCCGCCAGCTGCTGTCTCAGAAGCCCATGGAGCCCCCAGCACCGGCTATCCCTTCCCGCTACCAGCAGGTGCCCCAGCAGCCTCACCCTGGTTTCACTGGTGGGCTGTCCAAACCAGCTCTTCAGGTCGGGCAGCACCCTACCCAAGGGCACCTGTATTATGACTACCAGCAGCCTCTGGCTCAGGTGCCAGTGCAGGGAGGACAGCCACTGCAGGCCCCACAGATGCTGTCACAGCACATGCAACAGATGCAGCAGCACCAGTATTACCCACCGCAGCAACAGCAGCAAGCCGGGCAACAGCGTATCTCCATGCAAGAAATACAGACGCAGCCGCAACAAATTCGCCCATCACAGCCACAGCCGCcgccacagcagcagcagccgcagCAGCTACAGCTGCAGCAGCGGCAGGGTTCAATGCAGATACCTCAGTATTATCAGCCCCAACCCATGATGCAGCACTTgcaagagcagcagcagcaacagatGCACCTGCAGCCTCCTTCTTATCACAGGGACCCTCACCAGTATACCCCAGAGCAGGCACACACTGTCCAGCTGATTCCCCTGGGCTCCATGTCCCAGTACTACTACCAGGAGCCCCAGCAGCCCTACAGCCACCCCCTCTACCAGCAGAGCCACCTGTCCCAGCACCAGCAGCGTGAGGACAGTCAGCTGAAGACCTACTCTAGTGACAGACAGGCCCAGGCCATGCTGAGCTCCCATGGGGACCTGGGGCCTCCTGACACAGGAATGGGAGACCCAGCGAGCTCAGATCTGACCCGGGTCAGCAGCACCCTCCCCCATCGCCCCCTCCTATCCCCCAGTGGGATCCACCTCAACAACATGGGGCCTCAGCATCAGCAGCTGTCTCCCAGTGCCATGTGGCCCCAG ATGCACCTACCTGATGGGAGAGCCCAGCCAGGGTCCCCTGAGTCAAG TGGCCAACCCAAAGGAGCGTTTGGGGAGCAGTTTGATGCCAAGAACAAGCTGACATGCTCCATCTGCCTGAAGGAGTTCAAGAACCTGCCTGCCCTGAATGGCCACATGCGGTCCCACGGGGGAATGAGGGCCTCCCCCAACCTCAAACAG gaggaaggagagaaggtcCTGCCGCCTCAGCCCCAGCCACCACtgccgcctccgcctccgcctccgccgcCACCACAGCTCCCTCCCGAGGCAGAAAGCCTCACGCCTATGGTCATGCCCGTGTCTGTCCCTGTCAAGCTTCTCCCGCCCAAGCCCAGCTCTCAGGGGTTCACCAACAGCACCGTTGCCGCCCCCTCCGCCAGAGACAAGCCAGCCAGCTCGATGTCGGACGACGAGATGCCTGTGCTCGTGAGGATGACCCTCTCTCCCCCACACTCACCCCAAGGGGCTGCCCCCCGCACGCCTGCT GAAATCCCCAGGAAGCATCAGCCGAGTGTGCCCAAAGCCGAGGAGCCCCTCAAGACCGTGCAGGAGAAGAAAAAGTTCCGGCACCGGCCGGAACCTCTCTTCATCCCGCCGCCGCCCTCCTACAACCCGAACCCCGCTGCCTCCTACTCGGGCGCCACCCTGTACCAGAGCCAGCTGCGCTCCCCGCGCGTCCTCGGGGACCACCTGCTCCTGGACCCCACCCACGAGCTGCCCCCTTACACGCCCCCACCCATGCTGAGCCCGGTGCGCCAGGGCTCGGGGCTCTTCAGCAATGTCCTCATCTCCGGCCACGGCCCTGGCGCCCACCCGCAGCTGCCCCTGACGCCCCTGACGCCCACACCACGGGTGCTGCTGTGTCGCTCCA acagcATCGATGGCAGCAACGTGACGGTCACCCCAGGGCCTGGAGAGCAGACTGTAGATGTTGAACC ACGCATCAACATTGGCTTGAGATTCCAAGCAGAAATCCCTGAACTCCAAGATATCTCTGCCCTGGCCCAGGACACACACAAGGCCACACTGGTATGGAAGCCCTGGCCAGAACTAGAAAACCATGACCTCCAGCAAAGAG TGGAGAATCTTCTGAATTTGTGCTGTTCCAGTGCATTGCCAGGTGGAGGGACCAATTCTGAATTTGCTTTGCACTCTCTGTTTGAGGCCAAAGGTGATGTGATG GTTGCTCTGGAAATGCTGCTACTGCGGAAGCCTGTCAGGTTAAAATGTCATCCTTTAGCAAATTACCACTATGCCG GTTCGGACAAGTGGACCTCCCTAGAAAGAAAACTGTTTAACAAAGCACTAGCCACTTACAGCAAAGACTTTATTTTTGTACAGAAGATG GTGAAGTCCAAGACGGTGGCTCAGTGCGTGGAGTACTACTACACGTGGAAAAAGATCATGCGGCTGGGGCGGAAACACCGGACACGCCTGGCAGAAATCATCGACGATTGTGTG ACaagtgaagaagaagaagagttagaggaggaggaggaggaggacccgGAAGAAGATAGGAAATCCACAAAAGAAGAAGAGAGTGAGGTGCCGAAGTCCCCGGAGCCACCACCCGTCCCCGTCCTGGCTCCCACGGAGGGGCCGCCCCTGCAGGCCCTGGGCCAGCCCTCAGGctccttcatctgtgaaatgccCAACTGTGGGGCT GACTGTAGATGTCATGTCACTCCCTTTCTTCCCCAGGTGTTCAGCTCCCGACAGGCACTGAATGGCCATGCCCGCATCCACGGGGGCACCAACCAGGTGACCAAGGCCCGAGGTGCCATCCCCTCTGGGAAGCAGAAGCCTGGTGGCACCCAGAGTGGGTACTGTTCGGTAAAGAGCTCACCCTCTCACAGCACCACCAGCGGCGAGACAGACCCCACCACCATCTTCCCCTGCAAGGAGTGTGGCAA
- the TRERF1 gene encoding transcriptional-regulating factor 1 isoform 1 (isoform 1 is encoded by transcript variant 1), with translation MGDQQLYKTNHVAHGSENLFYQQPPLGVHSGLNHNYGNAVTGGGMDAPQASPISPHFPQDTRDGLGLPVGSKNLGQMDTSRQGGWGSHAGPGNHVQLRGNLANSNMMWGAPAQAEPTDGYQYTYSQASEIRTQKLTSGVLHKLDSFTQVFANQNLRIQVNNMAQVLHTQSAVMDGAPDSALRQLLSQKPMEPPAPAIPSRYQQVPQQPHPGFTGGLSKPALQVGQHPTQGHLYYDYQQPLAQVPVQGGQPLQAPQMLSQHMQQMQQHQYYPPQQQQQAGQQRISMQEIQTQPQQIRPSQPQPPPQQQQPQQLQLQQRQGSMQIPQYYQPQPMMQHLQEQQQQQMHLQPPSYHRDPHQYTPEQAHTVQLIPLGSMSQYYYQEPQQPYSHPLYQQSHLSQHQQREDSQLKTYSSDRQAQAMLSSHGDLGPPDTGMGDPASSDLTRVSSTLPHRPLLSPSGIHLNNMGPQHQQLSPSAMWPQMHLPDGRAQPGSPESSGQPKGAFGEQFDAKNKLTCSICLKEFKNLPALNGHMRSHGGMRASPNLKQEEGEKVLPPQPQPPLPPPPPPPPPPQLPPEAESLTPMVMPVSVPVKLLPPKPSSQGFTNSTVAAPSARDKPASSMSDDEMPVLVRMTLSPPHSPQGAAPRTPAEIPRKHQPSVPKAEEPLKTVQEKKKFRHRPEPLFIPPPPSYNPNPAASYSGATLYQSQLRSPRVLGDHLLLDPTHELPPYTPPPMLSPVRQGSGLFSNVLISGHGPGAHPQLPLTPLTPTPRVLLCRSNSIDGSNVTVTPGPGEQTVDVEPRINIGLRFQAEIPELQDISALAQDTHKATLVWKPWPELENHDLQQRVENLLNLCCSSALPGGGTNSEFALHSLFEAKGDVMVALEMLLLRKPVRLKCHPLANYHYAGSDKWTSLERKLFNKALATYSKDFIFVQKMVKSKTVAQCVEYYYTWKKIMRLGRKHRTRLAEIIDDCVTSEEEEELEEEEEEDPEEDRKSTKEEESEVPKSPEPPPVPVLAPTEGPPLQALGQPSGSFICEMPNCGAVFSSRQALNGHARIHGGTNQVTKARGAIPSGKQKPGGTQSGYCSVKSSPSHSTTSGETDPTTIFPCKECGKVFFKIKSRNAHMKTHRQQEEQQRQKAQKAAFAAEMAATIERTTGPVGAPGLLPLDQLSLIKPIKDVDILDDDVVQQLGGVMEEAEVVDTDLLLDDQDSVLLQGDAEL, from the exons ATGGGTGACCAGCAACTGTACAAGACCAACCATGTGGCCCATGGTAGTGAGAACCTTTTCTACCAACAGCCACCACTTGGCGTCCACAGCGGGCTGAACCACAACTATGGGAATGCAGTTACAGGGGGCGGAATGGATGCCCCTCAGGCCTCGCCAATCTCCCCCCACTTCCCTCAAGATACACGGGATGGTCTGGGCTTGCCTGTTGGCTCCAAAAACCTTGGCCAAATGGATACCTCgaggcagggagggtggggaagTCATGCAGGGCCTGGAAACCATGTCCAGCTACGTGGAAACCTGGCCAACTCAAACATGATGTGGGGGGCACCAGCCCAGGCTGAGCCCACTGATGGCTACCAATACACCTACTCCCAGGCCAGCGAGATCCGGACCCAGAAGCTTACCAGCGGTGTCTTACACAAGCTGGACTCTTTCACCCAGGTGTTTGCCAACCAAAACCTGCGAATTCAGGTCAACAATATGGCCCAGGTGCTGCACACTCAGTCAGCAGTGATGGATGGAGCCCCTGACAGTGCTCTCCGCCAGCTGCTGTCTCAGAAGCCCATGGAGCCCCCAGCACCGGCTATCCCTTCCCGCTACCAGCAGGTGCCCCAGCAGCCTCACCCTGGTTTCACTGGTGGGCTGTCCAAACCAGCTCTTCAGGTCGGGCAGCACCCTACCCAAGGGCACCTGTATTATGACTACCAGCAGCCTCTGGCTCAGGTGCCAGTGCAGGGAGGACAGCCACTGCAGGCCCCACAGATGCTGTCACAGCACATGCAACAGATGCAGCAGCACCAGTATTACCCACCGCAGCAACAGCAGCAAGCCGGGCAACAGCGTATCTCCATGCAAGAAATACAGACGCAGCCGCAACAAATTCGCCCATCACAGCCACAGCCGCcgccacagcagcagcagccgcagCAGCTACAGCTGCAGCAGCGGCAGGGTTCAATGCAGATACCTCAGTATTATCAGCCCCAACCCATGATGCAGCACTTgcaagagcagcagcagcaacagatGCACCTGCAGCCTCCTTCTTATCACAGGGACCCTCACCAGTATACCCCAGAGCAGGCACACACTGTCCAGCTGATTCCCCTGGGCTCCATGTCCCAGTACTACTACCAGGAGCCCCAGCAGCCCTACAGCCACCCCCTCTACCAGCAGAGCCACCTGTCCCAGCACCAGCAGCGTGAGGACAGTCAGCTGAAGACCTACTCTAGTGACAGACAGGCCCAGGCCATGCTGAGCTCCCATGGGGACCTGGGGCCTCCTGACACAGGAATGGGAGACCCAGCGAGCTCAGATCTGACCCGGGTCAGCAGCACCCTCCCCCATCGCCCCCTCCTATCCCCCAGTGGGATCCACCTCAACAACATGGGGCCTCAGCATCAGCAGCTGTCTCCCAGTGCCATGTGGCCCCAG ATGCACCTACCTGATGGGAGAGCCCAGCCAGGGTCCCCTGAGTCAAG TGGCCAACCCAAAGGAGCGTTTGGGGAGCAGTTTGATGCCAAGAACAAGCTGACATGCTCCATCTGCCTGAAGGAGTTCAAGAACCTGCCTGCCCTGAATGGCCACATGCGGTCCCACGGGGGAATGAGGGCCTCCCCCAACCTCAAACAG gaggaaggagagaaggtcCTGCCGCCTCAGCCCCAGCCACCACtgccgcctccgcctccgcctccgccgcCACCACAGCTCCCTCCCGAGGCAGAAAGCCTCACGCCTATGGTCATGCCCGTGTCTGTCCCTGTCAAGCTTCTCCCGCCCAAGCCCAGCTCTCAGGGGTTCACCAACAGCACCGTTGCCGCCCCCTCCGCCAGAGACAAGCCAGCCAGCTCGATGTCGGACGACGAGATGCCTGTGCTCGTGAGGATGACCCTCTCTCCCCCACACTCACCCCAAGGGGCTGCCCCCCGCACGCCTGCT GAAATCCCCAGGAAGCATCAGCCGAGTGTGCCCAAAGCCGAGGAGCCCCTCAAGACCGTGCAGGAGAAGAAAAAGTTCCGGCACCGGCCGGAACCTCTCTTCATCCCGCCGCCGCCCTCCTACAACCCGAACCCCGCTGCCTCCTACTCGGGCGCCACCCTGTACCAGAGCCAGCTGCGCTCCCCGCGCGTCCTCGGGGACCACCTGCTCCTGGACCCCACCCACGAGCTGCCCCCTTACACGCCCCCACCCATGCTGAGCCCGGTGCGCCAGGGCTCGGGGCTCTTCAGCAATGTCCTCATCTCCGGCCACGGCCCTGGCGCCCACCCGCAGCTGCCCCTGACGCCCCTGACGCCCACACCACGGGTGCTGCTGTGTCGCTCCA acagcATCGATGGCAGCAACGTGACGGTCACCCCAGGGCCTGGAGAGCAGACTGTAGATGTTGAACC ACGCATCAACATTGGCTTGAGATTCCAAGCAGAAATCCCTGAACTCCAAGATATCTCTGCCCTGGCCCAGGACACACACAAGGCCACACTGGTATGGAAGCCCTGGCCAGAACTAGAAAACCATGACCTCCAGCAAAGAG TGGAGAATCTTCTGAATTTGTGCTGTTCCAGTGCATTGCCAGGTGGAGGGACCAATTCTGAATTTGCTTTGCACTCTCTGTTTGAGGCCAAAGGTGATGTGATG GTTGCTCTGGAAATGCTGCTACTGCGGAAGCCTGTCAGGTTAAAATGTCATCCTTTAGCAAATTACCACTATGCCG GTTCGGACAAGTGGACCTCCCTAGAAAGAAAACTGTTTAACAAAGCACTAGCCACTTACAGCAAAGACTTTATTTTTGTACAGAAGATG GTGAAGTCCAAGACGGTGGCTCAGTGCGTGGAGTACTACTACACGTGGAAAAAGATCATGCGGCTGGGGCGGAAACACCGGACACGCCTGGCAGAAATCATCGACGATTGTGTG ACaagtgaagaagaagaagagttagaggaggaggaggaggaggacccgGAAGAAGATAGGAAATCCACAAAAGAAGAAGAGAGTGAGGTGCCGAAGTCCCCGGAGCCACCACCCGTCCCCGTCCTGGCTCCCACGGAGGGGCCGCCCCTGCAGGCCCTGGGCCAGCCCTCAGGctccttcatctgtgaaatgccCAACTGTGGGGCT GTGTTCAGCTCCCGACAGGCACTGAATGGCCATGCCCGCATCCACGGGGGCACCAACCAGGTGACCAAGGCCCGAGGTGCCATCCCCTCTGGGAAGCAGAAGCCTGGTGGCACCCAGAGTGGGTACTGTTCGGTAAAGAGCTCACCCTCTCACAGCACCACCAGCGGCGAGACAGACCCCACCACCATCTTCCCCTGCAAGGAGTGTGGCAA